One Cryptomeria japonica chromosome 9, Sugi_1.0, whole genome shotgun sequence genomic window carries:
- the LOC131029761 gene encoding uncharacterized protein LOC131029761, with product MGDWIADERRRRGPSFSSALLDAISRATESSQDEVSTHPLSLPNKPKLGIDGQGHYARAEQLSFKYNSINALQVRTRPDSSSGGDRRHCCCGSSSCKWRNAGTSTSTSTAIASSNPRPAYASQGAKVMPKVKEPKLKPSKAMSPGSRLASILNSVLVSSWSKSKSQREELKGASDSASNSTSSSHSHSFFSRSMSSTSASTLSTPASTSSSSSLYKPKSKDQHLAKVSKRSSDTPPSYHTKYKSSSSSSASASATATANKEKNGKIRSWVLFEKNVVASSLRNYSTKVDNSRNLDEEDADSDSSSDLFELNSIYSRDLPVYETTHLETNKAIAKGLL from the coding sequence ATGGGAGACTGGATTGCTGATGAAAGGCGGAGGAGGGGGCCATCATTTTCTTCGGCCCTCCTGGATGCGATTTCAAGGGCAACAGAGAGTTCCCAAGATGAGGTCTCCACCCATCCTCTCTCATTACCCAACAAGCCTAAGCTTGGGATTGATGGCCAAGGTCATTATGCACGCGCAGAGCAGTTGTCTTTCAAGTACAATTCCATCAATGCCCTCCAAGTGCGCACTAGGCCAGATTCTTCATCTGGCGGGGACCGCCGACACTGCTGTTGTGGCTCATCTTCCTGCAAATGGAGGAATGCGGGAACTTCCACTTCCACTTCCACTGCTATTGCCTCTTCCAATCCTAGGCCTGCTTATGCTTCGCAGGGGGCAAAGGTTATGCCTAAAGTGAAGGAGCCAAAGCTCAAGCCCAGCAAGGCTATGTCGCCAGGAAGTAGGCTAGCAAGTATTCTGAACTCTGTTCTGGTGTCCAGTTGGAGCAAGAGTAAGTCACAGCGCGAAGAATTGAAAGGCGCTTCGGACTCTGCAAGCAATTCAACATCCTCTTCCCATTCCCATTCCTTCTTTTCTCGTTCAatgtcctccacctctgcctccaccCTATCCACCCCTGCCTCcacctcatcctcatcctcactcTACAAGCCTAAATCTAAGGACCAACATCTTGCAAAGGTGTCTAAGAGGAGTAGTGATACTCCCCCATCTTATCATACAAAGTACAagtcttcttcctcttcctctgcctctgcctctgccacTGCCACTGCCAACAAGGAAAAGAATGGGAAGATCCGAAGCTGGGTATTATTTGAGAAGAATGTTGTGGCTTCTTCATTGAGAAATTACTCCACCAAGGTCGACAACAGCAGaaatttggatgaggaggatgCAGACAGTGATTCAAGCTCTGACCTCTTTGAGCTTAACAGCATCTACTCCAGAGATCTTCCTGTTTATGAGACTACCCATTTGGAGACCAACAAAGCTATTGCCAAAGGACTTCTGTGA